The following proteins come from a genomic window of Leptospira neocaledonica:
- a CDS encoding alpha/beta fold hydrolase translates to MKRKFFPIYLLLILFGLTYCSETLVKTGIGYERWKAGLEKKQTKIEPWNWVYLEGGEGSEKILMVHGFGGDKDNWTRFSKWLTPTYTVVAVDLPGFGENDRIADQDYNIAQQVKRLDEFVTKLGWEKFHIVGNSMGGAISGVYAATYPQKILSLGLFAPSGVNSPEKSELSKNLEKGKNNLVATNAEEFQDLMKFIFVTPPPIPSFLASYFAEKAIKNSEFNKYIFKQIRSTGFPLQENMNKITARTLILWGDTDRVLSVSGAGVLEKGIKGSKKIILKDMGHVPMLERPEEVANTYKEFLVK, encoded by the coding sequence CAAAACAGGAATCGGTTATGAAAGATGGAAAGCAGGCCTCGAAAAAAAACAAACCAAGATAGAACCTTGGAACTGGGTGTATTTAGAGGGTGGAGAAGGTAGCGAAAAAATCCTGATGGTCCATGGATTCGGGGGAGACAAAGATAATTGGACTAGATTCTCGAAATGGCTCACTCCTACATATACAGTTGTAGCAGTCGACCTTCCCGGTTTCGGAGAGAATGATAGAATCGCAGATCAGGATTATAATATTGCCCAGCAAGTAAAACGACTAGACGAGTTCGTTACCAAGTTGGGTTGGGAAAAATTCCATATAGTTGGAAACTCCATGGGAGGAGCGATCTCAGGAGTATATGCTGCAACGTATCCGCAAAAGATTTTATCTCTAGGATTATTCGCGCCATCCGGAGTGAACAGCCCCGAAAAAAGTGAGCTATCTAAAAACCTGGAGAAGGGAAAAAACAACTTAGTTGCGACTAACGCAGAAGAATTTCAAGATTTGATGAAATTCATATTTGTAACACCTCCTCCAATTCCTTCCTTTTTAGCTTCTTATTTTGCGGAGAAGGCGATTAAAAATTCCGAGTTTAATAAATATATATTCAAACAGATTAGATCTACTGGTTTTCCTTTGCAGGAAAATATGAATAAGATTACAGCTCGAACTTTGATCCTCTGGGGTGATACGGATAGAGTATTGAGTGTCTCCGGTGCTGGAGTTTTGGAAAAGGGCATTAAGGGGTCTAAAAAAATAATCCTAAAAGATATGGGTCATGTTCCCATGTTAGAAAGACCTGAAGAAGTAGCGAATACTTACAAAGAATTTTTAGTGAAATAA